A genomic segment from Vicinamibacterales bacterium encodes:
- a CDS encoding serine hydrolase, protein MSQVSLRTTIAGCGVVLLFTSMACNRVSDGEADTELSPRDALIARATALELDTPYVPPPGDALTHHTSGFAKVLCSAVFITGLDADFAAESIGYFQSPYDERAKVADRVVDLEKKEVRLTLPNGVTRVARYLGDQGCVTLPIGEDEVYFTPTVIETTLPDASTEPWPMGDLLPDEPFPAGLDMEKVAEAVNAAFEPPEGLTAAFVVTWKGQIIGERYRDGITMHTSLESWSMGKSLTATLMGILIHQGVYDLWQPAPVPEWQGEGDPRANIRIADILRMSSGLRCRAPGDPDLDPSLGYLDHLYLYTGGVNSFEWAATRPQQWPPNTVGRYRNCDPVLTNYLIRLGVEGRGEDYHSFPQRALFDQIGVRHMVMETDPFGNFLLQGAEFGTGRDWARLGNLYLQNGMANGVQLFAEDWAEFVSTLAPAWEADGRLVYGAFFWLNLTGSNPIPETAYSMRGAGGQSTTIIPSHDLVVVRLGHYKGAGPGGDGLRNALALLVEAVPENQDLEAATAP, encoded by the coding sequence ATGAGTCAGGTTTCTTTACGAACAACAATCGCTGGATGCGGCGTAGTTTTACTGTTCACATCGATGGCGTGCAACCGCGTCAGCGATGGTGAAGCTGACACAGAACTCTCACCGCGCGACGCGCTCATCGCCAGGGCGACCGCTTTGGAATTGGACACCCCTTATGTGCCGCCACCGGGTGACGCACTGACACATCACACCTCCGGCTTCGCTAAAGTGCTCTGCTCGGCCGTCTTCATCACAGGCCTCGACGCAGACTTCGCTGCCGAAAGTATCGGCTATTTCCAAAGCCCTTACGACGAACGCGCGAAGGTCGCCGACCGGGTTGTGGACCTGGAAAAGAAGGAAGTTCGTCTCACTCTTCCAAACGGCGTCACACGTGTGGCTAGATACCTCGGAGACCAAGGATGCGTGACCCTCCCCATCGGGGAGGACGAGGTCTACTTCACCCCGACGGTGATTGAAACTACGCTACCCGACGCTTCGACGGAGCCTTGGCCCATGGGTGACCTGCTTCCCGACGAGCCGTTCCCGGCCGGCTTGGACATGGAGAAGGTCGCTGAAGCCGTCAACGCGGCGTTTGAGCCACCCGAAGGTCTGACCGCAGCCTTTGTTGTGACCTGGAAAGGACAAATTATCGGAGAACGGTATCGCGACGGCATCACGATGCACACGTCGCTTGAGAGTTGGTCGATGGGCAAGAGCTTAACGGCTACGCTTATGGGCATTCTTATTCATCAAGGCGTGTACGATCTTTGGCAACCTGCCCCGGTCCCGGAGTGGCAAGGCGAAGGCGACCCACGCGCCAACATTCGCATCGCCGATATCCTCAGGATGTCAAGCGGTCTCCGCTGTCGAGCGCCCGGCGACCCTGACCTCGACCCGTCACTCGGTTATCTCGATCACCTCTACCTGTATACAGGCGGTGTAAATTCCTTCGAGTGGGCCGCCACTAGGCCGCAACAGTGGCCACCGAACACCGTGGGTCGCTATCGAAACTGTGACCCGGTGCTCACAAACTATCTGATTCGGCTCGGTGTCGAAGGACGCGGTGAGGACTACCACTCGTTTCCCCAACGCGCGCTCTTTGACCAGATCGGCGTTCGTCACATGGTCATGGAAACGGACCCCTTCGGGAACTTTCTCTTGCAAGGCGCAGAGTTTGGCACTGGACGGGATTGGGCTCGCCTAGGCAACCTGTATCTACAGAACGGCATGGCGAACGGCGTCCAACTCTTTGCGGAGGATTGGGCGGAGTTCGTGAGCACACTGGCGCCAGCGTGGGAGGCCGATGGCCGATTGGTTTACGGTGCGTTTTTCTGGCTGAATCTCACCGGTAGTAATCCGATTCCCGAAACCGCCTACTCCATGCGAGGCGCCGGTGGCCAATCCACAACCATCATTCCGTCACACGACCTCGTGGTGGTCCGCCTCGGCCACTACAAGGGCGCAGGACCAGGCGGTGATGGCTTACGTAACGCCCTCGCCCTCCTGGTTGAGGCGGTACCTGAAAATCAAGACTTGGAAGCTGCGACCGCACCTTAA